The sequence CTTAGCAAAATATGTTAAGATCAAATCAGCACCTGCTCTTTTTATCGCTGTTAATGTCTCAATCATTATTCGCTGCTCATCTATCCATCCATTTAAAGCTGCAGCTTTTATCATTGAATATTCACCACTAACTTGATATGCTGCAATTGGAACCTTAAATTCCTGCTTTGCCCTGTAAATTACATCAAGATAAGCAAGCGCTGGTTTAACCATAACTATATCCGCTCCCTCTTGAATGTCAAGTGCAATTTCCCTCATCGCTTCATCCGAATTAGCTGGATTCATTTG is a genomic window of Candidatus Hydrothermales bacterium containing:
- a CDS encoding porphobilinogen synthase — translated: QMNPANSDEAMREIALDIQEGADIVMVKPALAYLDVIYRAKQEFKVPIAAYQVSGEYSMIKAAALNGWIDEQRIMIETLTAIKRAGADLILTYFAKDAARILKSES